From Aquificota bacterium, one genomic window encodes:
- the gnd gene encoding decarboxylating 6-phosphogluconate dehydrogenase, translating to MKLFMIGLGRMGLGMSRRLSKKGHEVFGYDVSVEARERAKEYIRVLEGLEELKEQGEKVLWLMVPHGVVDEAINSLRPYLKEGDILVDGGNSHYRDSQRRAKELKEIGVYFLDVGVSGGVYGEELGYCLMVGGERVAFERVESLLKDLSFEGRGYAYLGQSGAGHFAKMVHNGIEYAFMQAIGEGFELLKESGFNYDLKEVARIYNTGSVIRSWLMELTQKVFEDFGDLEALEAYVEDTGEGRWTVEEAIKRAVPMPTIAEALFARFRSRQKNSFRDRLLAGLRYEFGRHQVKKKHE from the coding sequence ATGAAGCTTTTTATGATAGGGTTGGGGAGGATGGGGCTTGGTATGTCAAGGAGGCTATCCAAAAAGGGGCATGAGGTTTTTGGCTACGATGTGAGCGTGGAGGCAAGGGAGAGGGCAAAGGAATACATAAGGGTTCTTGAGGGGCTTGAAGAGCTAAAGGAACAAGGGGAGAAGGTCCTCTGGCTTATGGTTCCTCATGGAGTTGTGGATGAAGCCATAAATAGCCTTAGGCCTTATTTGAAGGAAGGGGACATACTCGTAGACGGTGGGAACAGCCACTATAGAGACTCTCAGAGGAGGGCAAAGGAGTTAAAAGAAATAGGCGTTTATTTTCTTGATGTGGGTGTGAGCGGGGGAGTGTATGGAGAGGAGCTTGGCTACTGTCTTATGGTAGGGGGTGAAAGGGTAGCCTTTGAAAGGGTTGAGTCTCTTTTGAAGGATCTATCCTTTGAAGGCAGAGGCTATGCCTACCTTGGCCAATCTGGGGCTGGACACTTTGCCAAAATGGTTCATAACGGCATTGAGTATGCCTTTATGCAGGCCATAGGAGAGGGCTTTGAGCTTTTAAAGGAGAGTGGTTTTAACTACGATTTAAAAGAAGTGGCACGTATATACAACACGGGCAGTGTGATACGCAGCTGGCTTATGGAGCTAACTCAGAAGGTCTTTGAGGACTTTGGAGACCTTGAGGCCTTGGAAGCCTATGTGGAAGACACGGGAGAGGGCCGTTGGACGGTGGAAGAGGCCATCAAAAGGGCTGTGCCAATGCCTACCATAGCGGAAGCCCTCTTTGCTCGCTTTAGGTCAAGGCAGAAAAACTCCTTTAGAGACAGGCTTTTGGCAGGCTTAAGATATGAGTTCGGAAGGCATCAAGTAAAGAAAAAGCATGAATAA
- the zwf gene encoding glucose-6-phosphate dehydrogenase: protein MNKSFSLFILGGTGDLAKKKLFPSLSRLYSKGYLNGLYKVYSLARSKREDWEKIVCQLDRGLGKLCNFIPFDAKDWNSYLELGKVISELKGQELIFFLSLSPYLFEDTVRNLGRLLRDFTNPRKIVVEKPFGFDLKSAQRLNDLLYRYFIEDEIYRIDHFLGKDTIQNIFSLRFSNTIFEGIWNKNFIDHVQIVALEKVGVEGRGEFYDKVGAIRDMLQNHMLQMLAFTAMEPPALMEERFIRDEKVKVLKNTRIERLLRGRYEGYTLEVGNENSKTETFVCAKVLVENFRWQGVPFYLMTGKALKEKLTQIVIVFKEIPQGLTRLLDCKPQQNKIIFQMAPESKLTIAFDLRPPTGKLLSCPVESLMEYKFPTEFEEAYEVLLLDIVEGDRSLFIRGDEVEALWEIVQPYLDQEDDPFIYPKGVMVPQPAVEFIKEEGKEWFL, encoded by the coding sequence ATGAATAAAAGCTTTTCCCTTTTTATACTAGGTGGTACGGGAGATCTGGCAAAAAAGAAGCTTTTCCCATCCCTTTCAAGACTATATTCTAAGGGCTATCTTAATGGCCTTTATAAGGTCTATTCCTTGGCAAGGAGCAAAAGGGAAGACTGGGAGAAGATAGTTTGCCAGCTTGACAGAGGCCTGGGAAAGCTTTGCAACTTTATACCCTTTGACGCAAAGGATTGGAACTCCTACCTTGAGCTTGGAAAGGTCATAAGCGAACTAAAAGGTCAAGAGCTTATATTCTTTTTATCACTTAGCCCTTACCTATTTGAGGACACTGTTAGGAACTTGGGAAGGCTTTTGAGGGATTTTACAAATCCAAGGAAAATAGTTGTAGAAAAGCCCTTTGGCTTTGACCTAAAATCTGCCCAAAGGCTAAACGACCTTCTTTACAGATACTTCATAGAGGATGAGATATACCGTATAGACCACTTCTTGGGAAAGGATACCATACAAAACATCTTTTCTCTTAGGTTCTCCAACACCATCTTTGAAGGTATATGGAACAAAAACTTTATAGACCATGTGCAGATAGTGGCCCTTGAAAAGGTGGGCGTGGAAGGAAGGGGAGAGTTTTATGATAAGGTAGGTGCCATAAGGGACATGCTACAAAACCATATGCTCCAAATGCTTGCCTTTACGGCCATGGAACCACCTGCCCTAATGGAAGAGAGGTTCATAAGGGATGAGAAGGTAAAGGTCCTAAAGAACACAAGGATAGAACGCCTCCTTAGGGGAAGGTATGAGGGCTACACTTTGGAGGTGGGCAACGAAAACTCAAAGACGGAGACCTTTGTGTGCGCCAAGGTGCTTGTGGAAAACTTCAGATGGCAAGGGGTTCCCTTTTACCTTATGACGGGAAAGGCCCTAAAGGAAAAGCTAACTCAGATAGTTATAGTCTTCAAGGAAATACCTCAGGGCCTCACCAGGCTTTTGGACTGCAAGCCTCAGCAAAACAAGATCATCTTTCAAATGGCTCCAGAGAGCAAGCTAACAATAGCCTTTGACCTTAGGCCGCCTACGGGAAAGCTTCTGTCTTGCCCTGTGGAAAGCCTTATGGAGTATAAGTTTCCCACCGAGTTTGAGGAAGCCTACGAGGTGCTTTTACTTGATATAGTAGAGGGTGATAGGTCCCTCTTTATAAGAGGTGATGAGGTAGAGGCCCTATGGGAGATAGTCCAGCCATACCTTGACCAAGAAGATGATCCCTTTATCTATCCCAAAGGTGTAATGGTGCCTCAGCCTGCGGTAGAGTTTATAAAGGAGGAAGGTAAAGAATGGTTTTTATAG
- the sreA gene encoding sulfur reductase subunit SreA, whose protein sequence is MEIGGSFYDRKAYSTCYMCACRCGIEVYVRNNKVAYIKGNDAHPTNKGVLCAKGSSGIMKEYSPARLRKPLLRVGPRGSGQFKEIEWEEALQIATQWIEEARKKGPYKIAFFTGRDQMQQINSWFASQLGTVNWAAHGGFCSVNIAAAGLYSIGGSFWEFGEADFENTKYFMLIGVAEDHSSNPFKLGIQEMKRKGGKFVVVNPVRWGYGAVADEWVPIKPGTDGAFFMGIMHALFKYNLVNWDFLREYTNASWLVIQAPGTPKDGLFYRNQEGKPMVFDKKSQSFKPADRVVPEDLDPAFIGEFTTPEGYRVRPAFDIFAERLVKDYSPEKVEKITGIPAKDIERIAKEMGTIALYHPIELPIEWVDVWGRKHKKVIGRPVSFHVMRGVASHTNGFQTARAIFLLMMMLGVVDVPGGFLNKPPYPKHIEDLPKPYKITRPDEIKYGEVYPGPHLGYPQSPDDLLVDEKGNPVRIDHAYSWWFPLTAHGCIQNVIPAAYERNPYGIEVLMIYMANMAWNSSQNIPYIIEALTATDPAGNYIIPKIITIDAFYSEQVAYSDLVLPDATYLEQWFALSLLDRPPSAVDGPVDALRHPIINPQENGYDVRGWGDVMVELGSRLKLPGFVNPDGSRKYKDFKDFLINWQIRPGVGALAGWRGKNGDKHFVGEPNPNQLEMYIKNKGFFYYKLPENMRYYRHANKDYQEWAVSVGFMKKVAPIIFNFYLETLQTFRLAGQGLWEGKNQPHNDPILRERLIKYFDPLPFWYPPFEEEVSGKDYPLYAFTQRPQWMYHSWDSQNAWLRQISSRNYLYMNPKTAEKLGIKHLDWVWVESRIGKVKCQVFLTETTEPNSVWTWNAIGKMKGTWGLKPQAEEGHEGFLLNHVIPHSIKIGGREIFYGDPITGHFAWFDTKVKVYKAQDQTPETAPQFEVKPLPYIEERWVPVLRYKP, encoded by the coding sequence ATGGAAATAGGTGGTAGCTTTTACGATAGGAAGGCCTATAGTACCTGTTATATGTGCGCCTGTAGATGTGGAATAGAAGTCTATGTAAGAAACAACAAGGTAGCCTACATAAAAGGAAACGATGCACACCCAACCAACAAAGGAGTCCTATGCGCCAAAGGTTCCTCCGGAATAATGAAAGAGTATAGCCCTGCCAGGTTAAGAAAGCCACTCTTGAGAGTTGGGCCAAGAGGCTCTGGGCAGTTTAAGGAGATAGAATGGGAGGAAGCCCTTCAGATAGCCACCCAGTGGATTGAAGAGGCTCGCAAAAAGGGGCCTTACAAAATAGCCTTTTTCACTGGCAGAGACCAGATGCAGCAGATAAACAGCTGGTTTGCATCCCAGCTTGGTACGGTTAACTGGGCAGCACACGGTGGTTTTTGCTCTGTTAACATTGCAGCAGCGGGCCTCTATTCTATCGGTGGTTCCTTCTGGGAGTTTGGAGAAGCGGATTTTGAAAACACCAAGTATTTTATGCTTATAGGTGTGGCCGAAGACCACTCTTCCAATCCCTTCAAGCTTGGCATTCAAGAGATGAAAAGAAAGGGTGGAAAGTTTGTGGTGGTAAACCCCGTAAGGTGGGGTTATGGAGCTGTAGCGGACGAGTGGGTACCCATAAAACCGGGCACAGATGGCGCCTTCTTTATGGGTATAATGCATGCGCTTTTCAAATACAACCTGGTAAACTGGGATTTTCTAAGAGAATATACCAACGCATCTTGGCTTGTAATTCAGGCTCCCGGCACTCCAAAGGATGGACTCTTTTATAGGAACCAAGAAGGCAAGCCCATGGTCTTTGACAAAAAGTCCCAGTCCTTTAAGCCTGCAGACAGGGTAGTGCCAGAGGACTTAGACCCTGCCTTTATAGGTGAATTTACCACGCCAGAGGGCTACAGAGTAAGACCAGCCTTTGACATCTTTGCAGAGAGGCTTGTAAAAGACTATAGCCCAGAAAAAGTAGAGAAGATAACGGGCATACCCGCCAAGGATATAGAAAGGATAGCCAAGGAGATGGGCACCATAGCCCTATACCACCCCATAGAGCTTCCCATAGAGTGGGTGGACGTTTGGGGAAGAAAACACAAAAAGGTTATAGGAAGGCCCGTATCCTTCCATGTTATGAGAGGAGTGGCATCCCACACCAACGGCTTTCAGACGGCCAGGGCTATCTTCCTCCTTATGATGATGCTGGGAGTGGTGGATGTGCCAGGAGGCTTTTTAAACAAGCCACCCTATCCCAAGCACATTGAGGACCTACCAAAGCCTTATAAGATCACAAGGCCCGATGAGATAAAGTATGGAGAGGTTTACCCAGGCCCACACCTTGGATACCCACAAAGCCCAGATGACCTTTTGGTGGACGAGAAGGGCAACCCAGTTAGAATAGACCATGCTTATAGCTGGTGGTTCCCACTTACAGCCCACGGCTGTATTCAAAACGTTATCCCTGCTGCATATGAAAGAAATCCTTACGGTATAGAAGTCTTGATGATATACATGGCAAACATGGCTTGGAACTCTTCCCAAAATATTCCTTACATTATAGAAGCCTTAACCGCCACAGACCCAGCTGGCAACTACATAATTCCAAAAATAATAACCATAGACGCCTTTTACAGCGAGCAAGTGGCTTATTCCGACTTGGTTCTTCCAGATGCCACATACCTTGAGCAATGGTTTGCCCTTTCTTTGCTTGACAGGCCACCCTCTGCAGTGGATGGTCCTGTGGATGCCTTGAGACATCCTATCATAAACCCGCAAGAAAACGGCTACGACGTGAGAGGTTGGGGAGATGTAATGGTAGAGCTTGGCTCAAGGCTTAAGCTTCCCGGCTTTGTAAACCCAGATGGTTCAAGGAAGTATAAGGACTTTAAGGACTTTCTTATAAACTGGCAGATAAGGCCGGGAGTGGGAGCCTTGGCAGGATGGCGTGGCAAAAACGGAGACAAGCACTTTGTAGGAGAACCAAACCCCAACCAGCTTGAAATGTACATAAAGAATAAGGGCTTTTTCTACTACAAGCTCCCGGAAAACATGAGATACTACAGGCATGCCAACAAAGACTACCAAGAATGGGCAGTGAGCGTAGGCTTTATGAAAAAAGTGGCGCCCATAATCTTTAACTTCTACCTTGAGACCTTACAGACCTTTAGGCTTGCCGGCCAAGGCCTGTGGGAGGGTAAAAATCAACCACACAACGACCCTATATTGAGGGAAAGGCTTATAAAGTACTTTGACCCTCTACCCTTCTGGTATCCACCCTTTGAGGAAGAGGTTTCCGGAAAGGACTACCCCCTTTATGCCTTTACTCAAAGGCCCCAATGGATGTATCACTCTTGGGACTCACAAAACGCATGGCTAAGACAAATATCTTCAAGGAACTACCTTTACATGAACCCAAAAACGGCGGAAAAGCTTGGCATAAAGCACCTAGACTGGGTTTGGGTAGAGTCAAGGATAGGAAAGGTAAAATGCCAGGTCTTTTTGACAGAAACCACAGAACCCAACTCCGTATGGACCTGGAACGCCATAGGCAAGATGAAAGGCACTTGGGGTCTAAAGCCACAAGCAGAAGAAGGACACGAAGGATTTCTGCTAAACCATGTAATACCCCACTCAATAAAGATAGGAGGGAGGGAAATCTTTTATGGAGACCCCATTACAGGACACTTTGCCTGGTTTGACACTAAGGTGAAGGTTTATAAAGCTCAAGACCAAACGCCAGAAACCGCACCCCAGTTTGAGGTAAAACCTCTACCTTATATAGAAGAAAGGTGGGTGCCCGTCCTGAGGTATAAGCCGTGA
- a CDS encoding Uma2 family endonuclease — protein MKVVEKKRYTIEDYERLPEGSPYQLIEGELVMSPAPGYEHQETEKRFFIKLYELVEKTKKGKVFIAPFDVYLDQENAYQPDIVVLLEGSKAKISQKGIEGAPDIVVEILSPSTAYYDLTEKKEVYERSGVKEYWIVDPKRKTFEVYANSQEGFKLISKAKEKGSVKSELLGIDLDLKEVFGEV, from the coding sequence GTGAAGGTAGTAGAAAAGAAAAGATACACCATTGAGGACTACGAGCGCTTGCCAGAAGGAAGTCCATACCAACTGATAGAAGGAGAACTTGTCATGAGCCCAGCGCCAGGTTATGAGCATCAAGAAACAGAGAAGAGATTTTTTATCAAGCTATACGAGCTTGTGGAAAAGACAAAAAAAGGCAAAGTTTTTATAGCTCCTTTTGATGTCTACCTTGACCAAGAGAACGCCTATCAGCCTGATATAGTGGTGTTGCTTGAAGGTTCAAAAGCAAAGATAAGCCAAAAAGGTATAGAAGGAGCACCTGACATTGTTGTGGAAATACTCTCACCTTCAACAGCCTATTATGACCTGACGGAGAAAAAAGAAGTTTATGAGCGCTCAGGCGTTAAAGAATACTGGATTGTAGACCCAAAAAGAAAGACCTTTGAGGTTTACGCCAACTCCCAAGAAGGCTTTAAGCTCATATCCAAAGCAAAAGAAAAGGGCTCTGTAAAGTCTGAACTTCTGGGTATAGATTTAGACCTGAAAGAAGTATTTGGTGAGGTGTAA
- a CDS encoding CZB domain-containing protein has translation MPLTKLSELVKDADIYISQHALYINKLERAIKEGKPFEHKDCHSCNFGKRWDELVAPVKGELPEDVMAVLEEIESIHCEFHEISMQIDLENRKETDAENLKRMKELSTKLFQKLLSLKQLINKEA, from the coding sequence ATGCCTTTGACTAAGCTTTCTGAGTTGGTAAAGGATGCGGACATTTACATATCTCAGCACGCTCTTTACATAAACAAGCTGGAAAGAGCTATAAAGGAAGGCAAACCCTTTGAGCACAAGGACTGCCATAGCTGTAATTTTGGCAAAAGGTGGGATGAGTTGGTAGCTCCAGTAAAGGGGGAACTTCCAGAAGATGTAATGGCTGTATTGGAAGAGATAGAGAGTATTCACTGTGAATTTCATGAGATTAGCATGCAAATAGATTTAGAAAACAGGAAGGAAACTGATGCGGAAAACCTTAAGAGAATGAAAGAATTGTCAACTAAACTTTTTCAAAAACTTTTATCTCTAAAACAGCTAATTAATAAGGAGGCTTAG
- the sreB gene encoding sulfur reductase subunit SreB, whose translation MAQFALVIDLNTCVGCHACATNCKEWNTQAAFGPLSDFDPYGREPQGVWYNRIMTYEMGEFPNTQVFHLPKSCLHCQDAPCVPVCPTGASYKREQDGIVLVNYDDCIGCKLCSWSCPYGCREFDEADKVMKKCTLCIDRIYDESLPPEHRKPACVLTCPARARFFGDIEDPNSEVYKVIKERNGFVLFPDMGTNPGNHYLPRTETKIHVDEHLLKHDNPLFLEVLRRHHVGT comes from the coding sequence ATGGCACAGTTTGCACTTGTAATAGACCTAAACACATGCGTTGGCTGTCATGCCTGCGCTACCAACTGTAAGGAGTGGAACACTCAAGCTGCCTTTGGTCCCCTTTCCGACTTTGACCCTTACGGAAGGGAGCCACAGGGCGTTTGGTATAACAGGATAATGACTTATGAAATGGGTGAATTTCCAAACACTCAAGTCTTTCACCTTCCCAAATCCTGCCTTCACTGCCAAGATGCTCCCTGCGTGCCTGTATGCCCCACTGGAGCCAGCTACAAAAGGGAACAGGATGGCATTGTTTTGGTAAACTATGATGATTGTATAGGCTGTAAGCTATGCTCTTGGTCCTGCCCCTACGGCTGTAGGGAGTTTGATGAGGCCGACAAGGTGATGAAAAAATGCACCCTTTGCATAGATAGGATTTACGATGAATCTCTGCCCCCAGAACACAGAAAGCCTGCTTGCGTGCTAACATGTCCAGCAAGGGCAAGGTTCTTTGGAGATATAGAAGACCCCAACAGTGAAGTATATAAGGTCATAAAAGAGAGGAACGGCTTTGTCCTCTTCCCAGACATGGGCACAAACCCCGGAAACCACTACTTGCCAAGGACAGAAACAAAGATACACGTGGATGAACACCTTCTAAAGCACGACAACCCGCTCTTTTTGGAGGTTTTAAGAAGACATCACGTGGGTACATAA
- the leuS gene encoding leucine--tRNA ligase, with translation MEYKPQDIEAKWQRTWEEQGLFKAKEEGKKIYVLEMFPYPSGRIHMGHVRNYTIGDAIARFLRFKGYSVLHPMGWDAFGLPAENAAIKHGVHPADWTYENIAYMKRQLKSLGFSYDWDREIATCDPEYYKWNQWIFLKFLEHGLAYRKSAEVNWCPNDETVLANEQVIDGRCWRCGTPIVRKEVPSWYLKITAYAERLLEDLKELEGKWPERVIAQQKNWIGRSEGALLKFFVEDTAIEVFTTRPDTVFGATFVVLAPEHPLTLKLAKSPEVKAFVERMKQKSTRERGIEEEKEGVFLGVYAVNPATGEKIPVWTANYVLYEYGTGAIMCVPAHDQRDYEFAIKYGLPIKQVIKPYQGEAPKDRAYEDPGILINSAQFSGMDSTEAKKAITQWLKDKGLGDFKITYRLRDWNISRQRYWGTPIPVVYCDHCGIVPVPEGQLPVMLPYKVEITGHGNPLEKVPDFVHTTCPKCGRPAKRETDTMDTFFDSSWYFLRFCDPKNAQRPFDPERVEFWMPVDLYIGGIEHAVLHLLYARFFQKFLYDLGLVKDKEPFLRLITQGMVLKRWVSIERFLKYLEEKYGVENLEERELEELVELIKRDMKG, from the coding sequence ATGGAATACAAGCCTCAAGATATAGAAGCCAAGTGGCAAAGGACTTGGGAAGAGCAAGGGCTTTTCAAAGCAAAGGAAGAGGGAAAAAAGATTTATGTTCTTGAGATGTTCCCTTATCCATCTGGCCGTATTCATATGGGCCACGTGAGGAACTACACCATAGGCGATGCCATAGCCAGGTTTTTGAGGTTTAAGGGCTATTCAGTTTTGCATCCCATGGGCTGGGATGCCTTTGGCCTTCCGGCAGAAAACGCAGCCATAAAACATGGAGTGCATCCTGCAGACTGGACCTACGAAAACATAGCCTATATGAAAAGACAGCTAAAAAGCCTTGGCTTTTCCTACGATTGGGACAGGGAGATAGCCACATGCGACCCAGAATACTACAAGTGGAACCAGTGGATCTTTTTAAAGTTCCTTGAGCATGGCCTTGCCTACAGGAAGTCTGCGGAGGTAAATTGGTGCCCAAACGATGAGACGGTGCTTGCCAACGAGCAGGTAATAGATGGAAGATGCTGGAGGTGTGGAACTCCCATAGTAAGAAAGGAAGTGCCCTCTTGGTATTTAAAGATTACCGCCTACGCGGAAAGACTTTTGGAGGACCTAAAGGAGCTGGAAGGTAAGTGGCCCGAAAGGGTAATAGCCCAGCAGAAAAACTGGATAGGAAGGTCGGAAGGTGCCCTTCTTAAGTTCTTTGTGGAAGACACAGCCATAGAGGTCTTTACCACAAGGCCAGATACAGTCTTTGGTGCCACCTTTGTGGTCCTGGCCCCAGAACATCCTTTGACCCTAAAACTGGCAAAAAGCCCAGAGGTGAAGGCTTTTGTAGAAAGGATGAAGCAAAAGTCCACAAGGGAGAGAGGGATAGAGGAGGAGAAGGAAGGAGTCTTTTTAGGCGTTTATGCGGTAAACCCAGCCACTGGAGAGAAGATACCCGTATGGACGGCCAACTACGTGCTTTATGAGTATGGTACCGGCGCCATTATGTGCGTGCCAGCCCATGACCAGAGGGACTACGAGTTTGCCATAAAGTATGGCCTTCCCATAAAACAGGTTATAAAGCCCTACCAGGGAGAGGCACCAAAGGACAGGGCCTATGAGGACCCGGGCATTCTAATAAACTCAGCCCAGTTTAGCGGTATGGACTCCACAGAGGCAAAAAAAGCTATTACCCAGTGGCTAAAGGATAAGGGCTTAGGCGATTTTAAGATAACCTACAGGCTAAGGGACTGGAACATATCAAGGCAAAGATATTGGGGCACACCCATTCCAGTGGTCTACTGCGACCACTGCGGCATTGTGCCGGTGCCAGAGGGCCAGCTTCCTGTGATGCTCCCCTATAAGGTGGAGATAACGGGCCATGGAAACCCATTGGAAAAGGTGCCCGACTTTGTCCATACCACATGCCCCAAGTGTGGAAGGCCTGCAAAAAGAGAAACGGATACCATGGACACCTTCTTTGACTCCAGCTGGTACTTTTTGAGGTTCTGCGACCCAAAAAACGCACAAAGACCCTTTGACCCAGAAAGGGTGGAGTTTTGGATGCCCGTGGACCTCTACATAGGCGGTATAGAGCATGCGGTCCTGCACCTTCTTTATGCACGCTTTTTCCAAAAGTTCCTCTACGACCTTGGACTTGTAAAGGACAAGGAGCCTTTCCTAAGGCTTATAACCCAAGGCATGGTCCTCAAAAGATGGGTAAGCATAGAAAGGTTTTTAAAATACTTAGAAGAAAAATACGGCGTGGAAAACCTTGAGGAAAGAGAACTGGAGGAGCTTGTGGAGCTTATAAAAAGGGATATGAAAGGGTAG
- a CDS encoding FMN-binding protein, with amino-acid sequence MMRVCRWCLFLSFFVFLFSFGTDISARDFNRPEKALREIYPNSQVEVKNIILTPEQQSAIEKLSGVKLNTRLVSWYIVKRGGTLIAYAYVDTHIVRTHPEVVLYTITPEGKIDVIEVLAFNEPLEYMPEERWLKLFAGKQLNKDPIRLKRDIPNMTGATLTARAITDNTRKVLAMWQVLFGGQR; translated from the coding sequence ATGATGAGAGTGTGTAGGTGGTGCCTCTTTTTGAGTTTTTTTGTTTTTCTGTTCTCTTTTGGAACGGATATATCGGCAAGAGATTTTAATAGGCCCGAGAAGGCCCTTAGGGAGATATATCCAAACAGCCAAGTGGAAGTAAAGAACATAATCCTCACACCAGAACAGCAATCTGCCATAGAAAAGCTATCTGGAGTAAAGTTAAACACAAGGCTTGTATCTTGGTATATAGTCAAAAGAGGAGGAACTTTAATAGCCTACGCCTATGTGGATACACATATAGTAAGGACCCATCCTGAGGTGGTCCTATACACCATCACACCAGAGGGAAAGATTGATGTGATAGAGGTTTTGGCCTTTAATGAGCCTCTTGAGTATATGCCAGAAGAAAGGTGGCTCAAGCTCTTTGCAGGAAAGCAGCTAAACAAGGACCCCATAAGGCTAAAAAGGGACATTCCCAACATGACAGGAGCCACCCTTACCGCACGGGCCATAACGGATAACACGAGGAAGGTTTTAGCCATGTGGCAGGTGCTTTTCGGAGGCCAAAGGTGA
- a CDS encoding DUF3373 domain-containing protein, with the protein MKKFLLATALFSSAVFAQPAEDRIKQLEDQIRMLQQEVQKLKEEQKKAEETKREAEAIKEEIRKLRLEIAMPQLEIKSYYGFGPAASKVHFTPRGVSIGGYGELTFLHNDVNARGGAKNIADMQRLIIYLGYAFDEKLKFNSELELEHASTSGSQGTGGGYFKAELAYLDYQFRPEFGVRGGLLLMPVGIINEVHEPPTFPSADRPYFERRIMMSTWEEMGLGVYGQVGPANYRFYLINGLMLKGGGDYDAKEPLKTVRQRGARAVADRLGFTGRVDLKLPYNVILGGSFVLADVQSKGGSDSKLNLRRGTKVGSVAILSPHLWWQYAGWDVRLVGALVKVDDALKMSQDLFGGSIGGNNIVPEEQKGFYVQVAYDLFRLFGPENQELYLFGIYEDFDTHSKVPAGYSKPDGHKLRVYNVGLSYKPHPLVAIKADYARLNYSSPKKDENEYRLTLGFMF; encoded by the coding sequence ATGAAGAAGTTTCTCTTAGCTACTGCCCTTTTTTCTAGCGCCGTTTTTGCCCAACCAGCGGAAGACCGAATTAAGCAGCTGGAAGATCAGATAAGAATGCTCCAGCAAGAAGTGCAAAAGCTAAAGGAAGAGCAGAAGAAAGCAGAGGAAACAAAACGAGAAGCGGAAGCAATAAAGGAGGAGATAAGGAAACTAAGGCTTGAGATTGCTATGCCACAGCTTGAAATAAAATCCTATTATGGATTCGGTCCTGCAGCCTCCAAGGTGCACTTTACCCCAAGGGGTGTATCCATAGGTGGTTATGGTGAGCTTACTTTTTTGCATAACGATGTGAATGCACGAGGTGGTGCAAAAAATATAGCGGATATGCAAAGGCTTATAATCTATCTGGGCTATGCCTTTGATGAAAAGTTAAAGTTCAACTCAGAGCTTGAATTGGAACATGCTTCTACTTCTGGTTCTCAAGGTACGGGAGGAGGATACTTTAAGGCTGAACTTGCCTATTTAGATTATCAATTTAGGCCAGAGTTTGGTGTAAGGGGCGGCCTTTTGCTTATGCCAGTGGGTATTATAAACGAAGTTCATGAGCCACCCACATTTCCTAGTGCAGACAGACCTTATTTTGAAAGGCGCATTATGATGTCCACATGGGAGGAGATGGGCCTTGGAGTATATGGGCAGGTAGGTCCAGCAAACTATAGGTTCTATCTAATTAATGGCCTTATGTTGAAGGGTGGCGGAGATTATGATGCAAAGGAACCTCTTAAAACTGTTAGGCAAAGGGGTGCAAGGGCTGTGGCGGATAGGCTTGGCTTTACAGGTAGAGTAGATTTAAAGCTACCGTACAACGTTATTTTGGGTGGTTCCTTTGTCCTTGCGGATGTTCAATCAAAGGGGGGTAGTGATTCAAAGCTTAATCTAAGAAGGGGTACAAAGGTAGGTTCTGTTGCCATACTTTCTCCACACCTATGGTGGCAGTATGCAGGGTGGGATGTAAGGCTTGTGGGGGCTTTGGTAAAAGTGGATGATGCTTTAAAAATGTCACAGGACCTTTTTGGGGGTTCAATTGGTGGAAATAACATAGTACCAGAAGAACAAAAGGGCTTTTATGTACAGGTAGCCTATGACCTATTTAGACTCTTTGGTCCAGAAAATCAAGAACTTTACCTTTTTGGTATATATGAAGACTTTGACACCCACAGTAAAGTGCCTGCTGGCTACTCAAAGCCCGACGGACACAAGCTAAGGGTGTACAACGTGGGTCTTTCCTACAAACCTCATCCCTTGGTTGCCATAAAAGCGGATTATGCAAGGCTCAACTACAGCTCTCCAAAAAAGGATGAGAATGAGTACAGGCTTACGCTTGGCTTTATGTTCTGA
- a CDS encoding DUF2325 domain-containing protein — protein MKLLVLGGHDRMKGRIKELSKRYGLDIRFINQETQQNIDNVLACADWIIIFTGIVGHNMVKLAKSYAKERCIFCHSHGVCSLEKEIKRLVEAKR, from the coding sequence ATGAAGCTATTAGTCCTTGGTGGGCATGATAGGATGAAAGGTAGGATAAAAGAGCTTTCCAAACGCTATGGCTTAGACATAAGGTTTATCAATCAAGAAACGCAGCAAAACATTGACAACGTTCTAGCTTGTGCTGATTGGATAATAATCTTTACAGGAATTGTGGGCCACAACATGGTAAAGCTTGCCAAAAGCTATGCCAAAGAAAGGTGCATCTTTTGCCACTCTCACGGTGTTTGTTCTTTGGAGAAAGAAATAAAAAGACTTGTGGAGGCAAAGAGATAA